A window from Pseudomonas campi encodes these proteins:
- the hisA gene encoding 1-(5-phosphoribosyl)-5-[(5-phosphoribosylamino)methylideneamino]imidazole-4-carboxamide isomerase, translated as MLIIPAIDLKDGACVRLRQGRMEDSTVFSDDPVSMAAKWVEGGCRRLHLVDLNGAFEGQPVNGEVVTAIAKRYPHLPIQIGGGIRSLETIEAYVKAGVSYVIIGTKAVKDPQFVTDACKAFPGKVIVGLDAKDGFVATDGWAEVSTVQATDLAKRFEADGVSAIVYTDIAKDGMMQGCNVEATAALAAASKIPVIASGGIHNLGDIEKLLLARSPGIIGAITGRAIYEGTLDVAEAQAFCDAYKG; from the coding sequence ATGCTGATTATCCCCGCTATCGATCTCAAGGACGGCGCCTGCGTGCGTCTGCGCCAGGGCCGCATGGAAGACTCCACGGTGTTCTCCGATGATCCGGTGAGCATGGCCGCCAAGTGGGTCGAGGGCGGCTGCCGCCGTCTGCACCTGGTCGATCTGAACGGTGCCTTCGAAGGCCAGCCGGTCAACGGCGAGGTGGTCACCGCCATCGCCAAGCGCTACCCGCACCTGCCGATCCAGATCGGCGGCGGCATCCGCTCGCTGGAAACCATTGAGGCCTACGTCAAGGCCGGCGTCAGCTACGTGATCATCGGCACCAAGGCGGTGAAAGACCCGCAGTTCGTCACCGATGCCTGCAAGGCCTTCCCGGGCAAGGTCATCGTTGGCCTGGACGCCAAAGACGGCTTCGTCGCCACCGACGGCTGGGCCGAAGTGTCGACTGTGCAAGCGACTGATCTGGCCAAGCGTTTCGAGGCCGACGGCGTCTCCGCCATCGTTTATACCGACATCGCCAAAGACGGCATGATGCAGGGCTGCAACGTCGAGGCCACTGCGGCCCTGGCCGCAGCCAGCAAAATCCCGGTGATCGCTTCCGGCGGCATCCACAACCTTGGTGATATCGAGAAGCTGCTGCTGGCCCGTTCGCCGGGCATCATCGGCGCCATCACCGGCCGCGCGATCTACGAAGGCACCCTGGATGTCGCCGAGGCGCAAGCCTTCTGCGACGCCTATAAAGGCTGA
- the hisF gene encoding imidazole glycerol phosphate synthase subunit HisF has product MALAKRIIPCLDVDNGRVVKGVQFENIRDAGDPVEIARRYDEQGADEITFLDITASVDGRDTTLHTVERMASQVFIPLTVGGGVRTVQDIRNLLNAGADKVSINTAAVFTPEFVGEAAARFGSQCIVVAIDAKKVSLPGETPRWEIFTHGGRKPTGLDAVLWAKKMEDLGAGEILLTSMDQDGVKSGYDLGVTRAISESVGIPVIASGGVGNLEHLAAGILEGKADAVLAASIFHFGEYTVPEAKAYLASRGIVVR; this is encoded by the coding sequence ATGGCGCTGGCTAAACGCATCATCCCTTGCCTGGACGTGGATAACGGCCGCGTGGTCAAGGGCGTGCAGTTCGAGAACATCCGCGACGCCGGCGACCCGGTGGAAATCGCCCGCCGCTACGATGAGCAAGGTGCCGACGAAATCACCTTCCTCGACATCACTGCCAGCGTCGACGGCCGCGACACCACCCTGCACACGGTCGAGCGCATGGCCAGCCAGGTGTTTATCCCGCTGACCGTGGGTGGCGGTGTGCGCACCGTGCAGGACATTCGCAATCTGCTGAATGCTGGCGCCGATAAAGTGTCGATCAACACCGCGGCGGTCTTTACCCCCGAGTTCGTCGGCGAGGCGGCCGCGCGTTTCGGCTCGCAGTGCATCGTCGTCGCCATTGACGCCAAAAAAGTCTCGCTGCCCGGTGAAACCCCGCGCTGGGAAATCTTCACCCACGGCGGGCGCAAGCCGACTGGCCTCGACGCCGTGCTGTGGGCGAAGAAGATGGAAGACCTCGGTGCCGGCGAAATCCTCCTGACCAGCATGGATCAGGACGGTGTGAAGAGCGGCTACGACCTCGGCGTCACCCGCGCCATCAGCGAGAGCGTGGGCATCCCGGTGATCGCCTCCGGCGGCGTCGGCAACCTCGAACACCTGGCCGCCGGCATCCTCGAAGGCAAGGCCGATGCGGTGCTCGCCGCGAGCATCTTCCACTTCGGCGAATACACCGTGCCGGAAGCCAAGGCCTACCTGGCCAGTCGTGGGATCGTCGTTCGCTGA
- a CDS encoding DUF2164 domain-containing protein, giving the protein MSRGKKIPQLELAGPQQQAALQTLGRFLEERFELELGSFEVQEVLDLISRDIAPHYYNKAISDVQAVLSDRFASLESDLWALEKS; this is encoded by the coding sequence ATGAGCCGGGGCAAGAAAATCCCGCAGCTGGAGCTCGCAGGGCCCCAGCAGCAGGCCGCGCTGCAGACACTCGGGCGCTTTCTGGAAGAACGCTTCGAGCTCGAGCTGGGCTCGTTCGAAGTGCAGGAAGTGCTCGACCTGATCAGTCGCGATATTGCTCCGCATTACTACAACAAGGCGATCTCCGATGTGCAGGCGGTGCTGTCCGACCGCTTCGCCAGCCTGGAAAGCGACCTGTGGGCGCTCGAGAAGAGCTGA
- the hisH gene encoding imidazole glycerol phosphate synthase subunit HisH — MQTVAVIDYGMGNLHSVAKALEHVGAGKVLVTSDAAVIREADRVVFPGVGAIRDCMAEIKRLGFDSLVREVSQDRPFLGICVGMQALLERSEENDGVDCIGLFPGQVRFFGKDLYEGGEHLKVPHMGWNQVAQVVEHPLWHEIPDQARFYFVHSYYIEAGNPAQVVGGGHYGKDFAAALAEGSKFAVQFHPEKSHTHGLQLLQNFVGWNGRA, encoded by the coding sequence ATGCAGACGGTCGCAGTAATCGACTACGGCATGGGCAACCTGCACTCGGTGGCCAAGGCCCTCGAGCACGTCGGTGCTGGCAAGGTGCTGGTGACCAGCGATGCCGCCGTGATTCGCGAAGCCGACCGCGTGGTATTCCCCGGTGTCGGCGCGATCCGCGACTGCATGGCCGAAATCAAGCGCCTGGGCTTCGACAGCCTGGTGCGCGAAGTCAGCCAGGATCGGCCGTTCCTCGGTATCTGCGTCGGCATGCAGGCCTTGCTCGAGCGCAGCGAGGAGAACGATGGGGTCGATTGCATCGGCTTGTTCCCCGGTCAGGTGCGTTTCTTCGGCAAGGATCTGTATGAAGGCGGCGAGCACCTGAAGGTGCCGCACATGGGCTGGAATCAGGTGGCGCAGGTGGTCGAGCACCCGCTGTGGCACGAGATTCCCGACCAGGCGCGCTTCTACTTCGTGCACAGCTACTACATCGAGGCCGGCAACCCGGCCCAGGTGGTCGGTGGCGGCCACTACGGCAAGGACTTCGCTGCGGCGCTGGCCGAAGGCTCGAAGTTCGCCGTGCAGTTCCACCCGGAGAAGAGCCATACCCATGGCCTGCAGCTGTTGCAGAACTTCGTCGGCTGGAATGGCCGCGCGTAA
- the hisB gene encoding imidazoleglycerol-phosphate dehydratase HisB: MAERTASVERNTLETQIKVSINLDGTGKAKFDIGVPFLEHMLDQIARHGLIDLDIQCKGDLHIDDHHTVEDVGITLGQAFTKAIGDKKGMTRYGHSYVPLDEALSRVVIDFSGRPGLQMHVPFTRAVVGGFDVDLFQEFFQGFVNHALVSLHIDNLRGTNTHHQIETVFKAFGRALRMAVELDPRMAGQMPSTKGCL; the protein is encoded by the coding sequence ATGGCCGAACGTACGGCATCCGTCGAGCGCAACACCCTGGAGACCCAGATCAAGGTCTCGATCAACCTGGATGGTACTGGCAAGGCCAAGTTCGATATTGGCGTGCCGTTCCTCGAGCACATGCTCGATCAGATCGCCCGCCACGGGCTGATCGACCTGGACATCCAGTGCAAGGGCGACCTGCATATCGACGACCACCACACCGTGGAAGACGTCGGTATCACCCTCGGTCAGGCCTTCACCAAGGCAATCGGCGACAAGAAGGGCATGACCCGTTACGGTCATTCCTATGTGCCGCTGGACGAAGCGCTGTCGCGCGTGGTGATCGACTTTTCCGGTCGCCCGGGCCTGCAGATGCATGTGCCGTTCACCCGCGCGGTAGTTGGCGGCTTCGATGTCGACCTGTTCCAGGAGTTCTTCCAGGGCTTCGTCAACCACGCCCTGGTCAGCCTGCACATCGACAACCTGCGCGGCACCAACACCCACCACCAGATCGAAACGGTGTTCAAGGCCTTCGGCCGCGCCCTGCGCATGGCCGTCGAGCTGGACCCGCGCATGGCCGGGCAGATGCCGTCGACCAAGGGCTGCCTGTAA